A stretch of the Polaribacter pacificus genome encodes the following:
- a CDS encoding SRPBCC family protein: protein MTIESPSVTTQKSTQEVFKFLSDLKNFEQLMPENTQKFEVDGDSFLFGLKGMPEIRLVLKEKTEFSSIVLGAASSKLPFTLTAKISEKDEANSDVQLLFDGDFNPMMAMMVKKPLTKFIETLSSNIAKI from the coding sequence ATGACTATAGAAAGCCCGAGTGTTACAACTCAAAAATCAACCCAAGAAGTTTTTAAATTTTTATCAGATCTTAAAAATTTCGAACAACTGATGCCAGAAAATACTCAAAAGTTTGAAGTTGATGGTGACTCATTTCTTTTCGGTTTAAAAGGCATGCCTGAAATCCGTTTGGTATTAAAAGAAAAAACTGAATTTTCATCAATTGTTCTAGGTGCAGCTAGTAGTAAGCTACCCTTTACTCTTACTGCTAAAATCTCAGAGAAAGATGAAGCTAACAGTGATGTACAATTACTTTTTGACGGTGATTTTAACCCGATGATGGCTATGATGGTTAAAAAACCATTGACAAAATTTATTGAAACATTGTCAAGTAATATTGCTAAAATCTAA
- a CDS encoding biotin--[acetyl-CoA-carboxylase] ligase — protein MNLIKLDAIDSTNSFLKELAQKSNLTNYTVVVANYQKKGKGQMGSQWDSKPGENLLCSVYVEFNDFLATEQVLLNYAVSIAVYNVLIDYEVPKLSIKWPNDILSLNHKISGILIEPVMQQGRIISAVIGIGINVNQMDFSTSKKQITSLKFLKGIDFNLDELLQSLIEELKIQIAYITNTKSNVLKKRYLDVLYKHNVPSMFMDQQLQTRFMGKIVGVASTGKIQIQLEDETIKEFGVKEVAFV, from the coding sequence ATGAACTTAATCAAACTTGATGCCATCGATTCTACCAATTCTTTTTTGAAAGAATTGGCACAAAAAAGCAACTTAACAAATTACACTGTTGTTGTTGCAAATTACCAAAAAAAAGGAAAAGGACAGATGGGGTCTCAATGGGATTCTAAGCCCGGTGAGAACCTCTTATGTAGTGTCTATGTTGAGTTTAATGACTTTTTAGCAACTGAACAGGTTTTGTTAAACTATGCAGTTTCTATAGCGGTGTACAATGTTTTAATAGACTATGAGGTTCCTAAATTAAGTATAAAATGGCCAAACGACATTTTGTCATTAAATCATAAGATTTCGGGAATATTAATAGAGCCTGTCATGCAGCAAGGTAGAATAATTTCTGCGGTAATAGGCATTGGCATCAACGTAAATCAAATGGATTTTTCTACATCCAAAAAGCAAATTACCTCTTTAAAATTTCTAAAAGGGATTGATTTTAATCTAGATGAGCTTCTCCAGAGTTTAATTGAAGAGTTGAAAATTCAGATAGCGTATATCACCAACACCAAATCAAATGTCTTAAAGAAAAGATACTTAGATGTTCTTTATAAGCATAATGTTCCTTCTATGTTTATGGACCAACAGCTCCAAACCCGATTTATGGGTAAAATTGTTGGCGTTGCATCAACGGGCAAGATTCAAATTCAGTTAGAAGATGAAACTATTAAAGAATTTGGAGTCAAAGAAGTTGCTTTCGTTTAG
- the rsfS gene encoding ribosome silencing factor, translating to MTTKKVNTDELIAEIIRGIEDVKGEDIQLLDLREIENTVCDYFIICSGSSNTQVKAISGSVQKIVSKSLKDKPWHIEGEINAEWVLMDYVNVVVHIFQKQVREFYDIESLWGDATITSISANN from the coding sequence ATGACCACAAAAAAGGTAAACACAGACGAATTAATTGCCGAAATTATAAGAGGAATTGAAGATGTCAAAGGAGAAGATATTCAACTACTAGATTTAAGAGAAATAGAAAACACTGTATGTGATTATTTTATAATTTGTTCTGGTAGCTCTAATACACAGGTTAAAGCCATATCTGGTTCTGTTCAAAAAATTGTTAGCAAAAGCTTAAAAGATAAACCTTGGCATATTGAAGGAGAGATCAATGCTGAGTGGGTATTAATGGACTATGTAAATGTTGTTGTCCATATTTTCCAAAAACAAGTTAGAGAGTTTTATGACATCGAAAGTCTTTGGGGCGATGCTACCATTACTTCGATAAGCGCTAACAATTAA
- the ftsH gene encoding ATP-dependent zinc metalloprotease FtsH: MNDSKKNNKTNMPKFKFNFYWVYGAIFLLLIGFQFFNSSNLTSKEITKNKFFEVLNTNDVSKIVIVNKGVAQVYLNDDAYKKDSYKDLTKSAFFNKNSPAYEYNFGDLQNFEKQLAEAKLASDLTFDIKNIEQTSLLDQFFAFLPFILLIAIWLFFMRRMSGGGAGAGGGGQIFNIGKSKAKLFDNDTKVKTTFKDVAGLEGAKEEVQEIVDFLKSPEKYTSLGGKIPKGALLVGSPGTGKTLLAKAVAGEAGVPFFSLSGSDFVEMFVGVGASRVRDLFKQAAQKSPSIIFIDEIDAIGRARGKNSMTGGNDERENTLNQLLTEMDGFGTDTNVIVLAATNRADVLDKALMRAGRFDRQIFVDLPDINERQAIFEVHIKSLKLGDDVNIEFLAQQTPGFSGADIANMCNEAALIAARKNKKSIEHQDFLDAVDRIVGGLEKKNKVITPKEKKTIAYHEAGHATVSWMLEHAAPLVKVTIVPRGQSLGAAWYLPAERMIVQTEQMLDEMCATLGGRAAEKIIFNKISTGALSDLEKVTKQARAMVTVYGLNEEVGNITYYDSSGNDAFVKPYSEETASKIDKEISKMIEAQYIRAIELLENNKEKLTTLAELLLEKEVIFKDDLEKIFGKRPFIEEAPVKKEIKIATEDSEKKED; this comes from the coding sequence ATGAACGATTCAAAGAAAAATAATAAAACAAACATGCCTAAGTTTAAGTTTAACTTTTATTGGGTGTACGGTGCCATTTTTTTGTTACTGATAGGGTTTCAGTTTTTTAACTCTAGCAACTTAACATCTAAAGAGATTACAAAAAATAAGTTTTTTGAAGTCTTAAACACCAATGATGTTTCAAAAATAGTTATCGTAAACAAAGGAGTTGCTCAAGTTTACTTAAATGACGACGCCTATAAAAAAGACAGTTACAAAGACTTAACAAAGTCTGCCTTTTTTAACAAAAACTCACCTGCTTACGAATATAATTTTGGAGATCTTCAAAATTTTGAAAAGCAGTTAGCAGAAGCGAAACTAGCCTCAGATTTAACTTTTGATATTAAAAACATAGAACAAACCAGCTTGCTGGATCAGTTTTTTGCCTTTTTACCTTTTATTTTACTAATCGCTATCTGGTTGTTCTTTATGCGAAGAATGTCTGGCGGTGGTGCTGGAGCTGGTGGCGGAGGTCAAATATTTAATATTGGTAAATCAAAAGCAAAATTATTTGACAATGACACAAAAGTAAAAACTACTTTTAAAGATGTTGCTGGATTAGAAGGCGCAAAGGAAGAGGTGCAAGAAATTGTAGACTTCTTAAAAAGCCCAGAAAAATATACTTCTTTAGGAGGTAAAATCCCAAAAGGAGCATTATTGGTTGGTTCTCCAGGAACTGGTAAAACCTTATTAGCAAAAGCTGTTGCTGGTGAAGCAGGTGTGCCATTTTTCTCTTTATCAGGATCTGATTTTGTAGAGATGTTTGTTGGTGTAGGAGCTTCACGTGTAAGAGATTTGTTTAAACAAGCTGCACAAAAATCTCCATCAATTATTTTTATTGATGAGATTGATGCAATTGGTAGAGCCCGTGGTAAAAACAGTATGACTGGAGGAAACGACGAGCGTGAAAACACCCTTAACCAACTTCTAACAGAGATGGACGGTTTTGGAACAGACACCAACGTAATCGTATTGGCTGCAACCAACAGAGCTGATGTTTTAGACAAAGCATTGATGAGAGCTGGTCGTTTTGATAGACAAATCTTTGTAGATCTTCCAGACATTAATGAGCGTCAAGCAATATTTGAAGTACACATCAAATCGTTAAAGTTAGGAGATGATGTTAATATAGAATTTTTAGCTCAACAAACTCCTGGTTTTTCTGGAGCAGATATTGCAAACATGTGTAATGAAGCTGCTTTAATTGCTGCTAGAAAGAATAAAAAATCAATAGAGCATCAAGACTTCTTAGATGCAGTTGATAGAATCGTAGGAGGACTAGAAAAGAAAAACAAGGTAATTACTCCAAAGGAGAAAAAAACCATCGCCTATCACGAGGCTGGTCATGCAACTGTTAGCTGGATGTTAGAACACGCTGCTCCTTTAGTAAAAGTAACCATCGTACCGAGAGGACAATCTTTAGGTGCTGCTTGGTATTTGCCTGCAGAGCGAATGATCGTCCAGACTGAGCAAATGTTGGATGAAATGTGTGCTACTTTAGGAGGAAGAGCTGCTGAGAAAATCATTTTCAATAAAATTTCAACTGGAGCTTTGAGTGATCTAGAAAAAGTAACCAAACAAGCAAGAGCTATGGTTACCGTGTATGGTCTAAATGAGGAAGTTGGTAATATTACCTATTACGATTCATCTGGAAACGATGCTTTTGTAAAACCTTATAGTGAAGAAACGGCTAGTAAAATAGATAAAGAAATCTCAAAAATGATCGAAGCTCAATACATTAGAGCCATCGAATTACTAGAGAATAATAAAGAAAAATTAACGACATTAGCAGAGTTATTACTCGAAAAAGAAGTTATTTTTAAAGATGATTTGGAGAAGATTTTTGGTAAAAGACCTTTTATCGAAGAAGCTCCCGTTAAGAAAGAAATAAAAATTGCTACTGAAGATTCAGAAAAAAAAGAAGATTAA